One region of Chloroflexota bacterium genomic DNA includes:
- a CDS encoding glucarate dehydratase: MRIVDVDVIPIAISDPPLRNSWGVHEPVALRVIVRLTTDDGCVGWGETYGGDEMVRKLQSAASIVQDQDPAQFNRTRILINNPPVFAAYETAMLDLLGKETGRPVCDVLGGKVRDTVPYSAYLFYKYEGDDEWGEAMSPEQLVEQAETFVERYGFQTLKLKGGVLPPEVEAETMHQLRTRFPNHELRIDPNAIWSVETSIRFAGWVEELDLEYLEDPAPDLAGMAAVAQATPIPLSTNMVVTAFSHIAPSVEMDAVQVVLGDHHHWGGMLASLQLAKICETFRLGVSQHSNNHTGISLAAMTHWAAAAPNLIYASDTHYPWNEDDDIVAGGPLQFVDGAFPVPEDPGLGVEVDEDRLQEAHERYLENAAAARDDVSAMQERDPSWLPMRPRW, from the coding sequence ATGCGCATCGTTGACGTAGATGTAATTCCCATCGCCATTAGCGATCCCCCGTTACGTAATTCGTGGGGCGTGCACGAGCCCGTGGCGCTGCGCGTGATCGTGCGTCTCACCACGGACGACGGCTGCGTGGGCTGGGGCGAGACCTATGGCGGCGATGAGATGGTAAGGAAGCTGCAGAGCGCCGCATCCATTGTGCAAGACCAGGACCCGGCACAGTTTAACCGGACGCGCATCCTCATCAACAATCCGCCGGTCTTTGCCGCGTACGAGACCGCCATGCTCGACCTGCTGGGCAAGGAAACCGGGCGGCCCGTCTGCGATGTGCTCGGCGGCAAGGTGCGCGACACCGTTCCCTATTCGGCGTATCTCTTCTACAAATACGAGGGCGACGACGAGTGGGGCGAGGCCATGAGTCCGGAGCAGCTCGTGGAGCAGGCGGAGACGTTTGTAGAACGCTACGGCTTCCAGACGCTCAAGCTCAAGGGCGGTGTGCTGCCGCCCGAAGTGGAAGCCGAGACCATGCACCAACTCCGCACCCGTTTCCCAAACCATGAACTGCGCATCGACCCGAACGCCATCTGGTCGGTGGAGACGAGCATCCGCTTTGCCGGCTGGGTGGAGGAATTGGACCTGGAATACTTGGAGGACCCGGCGCCGGACTTGGCGGGCATGGCAGCCGTGGCGCAGGCCACGCCTATTCCTCTGTCGACGAATATGGTCGTGACGGCTTTTTCGCACATCGCCCCGTCCGTTGAGATGGACGCCGTGCAGGTGGTGCTGGGCGATCACCACCACTGGGGCGGCATGCTGGCATCGTTGCAACTGGCCAAGATCTGCGAGACGTTCCGGCTCGGTGTCTCCCAGCACAGCAACAACCACACCGGCATCTCGCTGGCGGCCATGACGCACTGGGCGGCCGCGGCGCCGAATCTCATCTACGCGTCGGACACGCACTACCCGTGGAATGAGGACGACGACATCGTGGCCGGCGGGCCGCTGCAATTCGTGGACGGGGCGTTTCCCGTGCCGGAGGACCCGGGGCTGGGTGTGGAAGTGGATGAAGACCGCCTGCAGGAGGCCCACGAGCGCTACCTTGAAAACGCGGCAGCGGCCAGAGACGACGTTTCCGCTATGCAGGAACGCGATCCGAGCTGGCTGCCCATGCGGCCGCGCTGGTGA
- a CDS encoding Gfo/Idh/MocA family oxidoreductase produces MLNLAIIGLSPQHPRSFSELINKENPNGVGLNGVARISMLWDRDRAAAEEFVAEHDLETVLDEPTAAIGKADGVLVLEDPGDTHLELARPYLEAGVPTFVDKPFALGIDHAKEMVRLAQAHNTPLMSSSALRFAREVIDFKANEKELVGEARVAVATGPNELVYYGIHAAELFYTVMGPGIAWVRNEYTDEFDLVHVRYTDGRAVTMQIIRSARYGFLLNVYGTEGSAEIAVRDANFFYAEQMRNVVRMIQTRENPIPHEEMLEIIAMLVAAKQSGETGERVDLSSVL; encoded by the coding sequence ATGCTCAATCTCGCCATTATCGGACTTAGCCCGCAGCATCCCCGTTCATTCTCAGAGCTGATCAACAAGGAGAATCCAAATGGAGTAGGGCTGAACGGTGTGGCGCGTATCTCCATGCTCTGGGATCGCGACCGTGCGGCAGCCGAAGAATTCGTGGCCGAACATGATCTGGAGACTGTGCTCGACGAGCCGACAGCAGCGATCGGGAAGGCCGATGGCGTGCTCGTGCTGGAAGACCCGGGCGATACCCATCTGGAATTGGCGCGGCCCTATCTTGAGGCCGGCGTGCCGACGTTCGTGGATAAGCCCTTTGCGCTTGGCATCGATCACGCCAAGGAGATGGTGCGGCTGGCGCAGGCCCACAACACACCGCTCATGTCGTCGTCGGCGCTCCGTTTCGCACGGGAAGTCATTGACTTCAAGGCCAATGAGAAGGAACTGGTAGGCGAGGCGCGGGTCGCCGTGGCCACCGGCCCGAACGAGCTCGTCTACTACGGCATCCACGCGGCGGAACTCTTCTACACGGTGATGGGGCCCGGCATCGCGTGGGTGCGCAACGAGTACACGGATGAATTCGACCTCGTCCACGTGCGTTACACGGACGGCCGTGCCGTCACTATGCAGATCATTCGCTCCGCCCGTTACGGGTTCCTGCTCAACGTCTACGGCACCGAGGGCAGCGCGGAAATCGCCGTGCGCGACGCCAACTTCTTCTACGCCGAACAGATGCGCAATGTGGTGCGCATGATACAGACCCGGGAGAACCCTATCCCCCACGAGGAGATGCTGGAGATTATTGCAATGCTCGTGGCGGCGAAGCAATCCGGCGAGACCGGCGAGCGGGTAGATTTGTCGTCAGTGCTTTAG
- a CDS encoding class I SAM-dependent methyltransferase, whose product MKEYSAATYGDRIANVYDEFYRPANVSKRVDVLEEFAAGGRALELGIGTGTYALPLAARGVAVHGIEASHAMVARLRDKEGGAALPVTSGDFADVAVAGSFSLVFVINNTFLMLSSQEDQVRCFASVASHLDESGVFLVHAFVPDISRYDENQHLRASLPDVDSVRLDVSIHDAVNQIVDFRHLHLTEDGIRMYPGRLRYVWPSELDLMARLAGLRLRERWGDWQRAPFTAQSGAHVSVYGRASSQD is encoded by the coding sequence GTGAAAGAGTATTCGGCTGCAACGTATGGAGACCGCATCGCCAACGTCTACGACGAGTTCTACCGACCGGCTAACGTGTCGAAACGAGTCGACGTACTAGAAGAATTCGCGGCAGGCGGCCGGGCGCTTGAGCTCGGGATTGGGACCGGGACGTACGCGCTGCCCCTGGCGGCGCGCGGTGTAGCGGTACACGGGATAGAGGCTTCCCATGCAATGGTCGCAAGGCTGCGAGACAAGGAAGGCGGAGCGGCATTGCCGGTGACCAGCGGCGACTTCGCGGACGTTGCGGTCGCGGGCAGCTTCTCACTCGTCTTCGTCATCAACAACACCTTCCTGATGCTTTCCTCCCAGGAAGACCAAGTCAGGTGCTTTGCAAGTGTGGCGTCTCATCTCGATGAGTCCGGCGTCTTCCTGGTCCACGCCTTTGTCCCGGACATTTCCCGGTATGACGAGAACCAACACCTGCGCGCGAGCCTGCCTGACGTGGACTCGGTCCGGCTTGACGTTTCGATCCACGACGCTGTAAACCAGATAGTGGACTTCCGCCACCTGCATCTGACGGAAGACGGCATCCGCATGTATCCCGGACGATTGCGCTACGTATGGCCGTCAGAACTGGACCTGATGGCGCGCCTCGCCGGGCTCCGTCTGCGCGAGCGGTGGGGCGATTGGCAACGTGCGCCGTTCACTGCGCAGAGCGGCGCCCATGTGTCAGTCTATGGGCGGGCGAGTTCCCAAGACTGA